The Silene latifolia isolate original U9 population chromosome X, ASM4854445v1, whole genome shotgun sequence genome contains the following window.
CTGTGCGTGGACGCTTCTTTTCCAATTTGTGATACCCCAGGGTATCctttattatgaaaaaaaaaattgtaatgaaaaaaaaaaaagcacattCGTTCAACGGAAGTATAGCTGGAGTGCATTTTACAACTATTGTAGTTTAGTTCTGACTACTTAGTCCTATTCTTTTCAGCATGGATCGTTTGACAATCTTGACTGTTCTGAGAAATCGGCCCCGTCAAAGCCTGGGTCATCCATTGGGGCTGCAATTGCCGCTTCAATTTCAGTGCCATCAGGCGCCACACGTACCATCACCTTTTCTCTATCATGGGACTGTCCTCAGGTGACATTCTCAAAAGGAAGAACATATCACAGGTCAGTGGAAAAACGTTTAGGGATGTGTTCTTTATTTACTTCGTTAAAGTGCTACGTTGCACTCTTGCCTAACTATTTGTTTATGATTGCTGTAGGCGCTACACAAAGTTCTATGGCACAACCGGGAATACAGCTGCAGATATATCCCATGATGCTATAGTTGGTACGTAATTTCATTTTTCTCTCCTCCAATCAATGGCCCTTGAGTGCGTCAAGCCCATCAATGAAGAATGATCAGTCAAAAGTTGAAATCCTTCGTTGCTAGTGGCTGATCTTGTGCTTACAAATTTTATTGTAGCTCATACGCAGTGGGAGTCTGAAATTGAAGCATGGCAGAGGCCTATTCTCGAAGACAAACGATTTCCAGAATGGTGAGTCCGAAGTTTTGCAATCTGATATGCCCTCTCAAATAAGTTGAGCAGTTTGGGTCTTGGCGGGTCCATATGGGATCGGCTAGGGTTAGTGTTGAAATATGGGTCAAAAATACATCTTCACACCTCTTTCCTGTCCcattttttgttttattatttaaatattaatattatttattttaaatCGGTTTAGTATTATAAGGAATGATACTTTAACAATAGTTATGACTTGACTTAAATTTAATAAATAGCAAGTATGAtacaattattttttttttttttttttttttttaaattctggTTTAATTTTATATCCTTCAAATAAACATTTGTATGATTTCATCTATTTCGTCAGATTTGACCTTGACACCggttttgggtcatgggtcaaggCTTAAAGTTTCATGGCCCTAAAAAACGTTGTGCGAGTTTGCAGGTCATGTTAAATTTCGACAGGTCTATTTGAAGTCCATTAATAGCAAGATGTTTTTAAGACCTTAAAGTTCTCCATTGCAGGTATTCAGTAACTCTTTTCAATGAGCTCTATTATCTCAATGCTGGGGGAACTGTCTGGACAGGTGTGGCCGAAGTTTCTTGTGTTATAAGCTCGTAGCTTTGAGTTTTAGGTGAATCTAAGATGAGGTATTTTGTGCAGATGGTTCTCCTGCATtacagagtcttgcaacaatagTAGAGCAGAAACTGTCTATTGATCGGTCAGATTCTGACTTATCAAATGGTACAAGTATCTCAGAGCAAAATGATACTGCAGTGGACATCCTTGAGAAGATGACTTCAGTGCTTGAGCATGTTCATACGGCAGTTAAATTTAATTCTGCTTTTGGGCCAAATTTACTTCAAGAAGGGGAAGAAAATGTTGGTCAATTTCTATATTATGAAGGGATCGAGTATCTTATGTGGAACACATATGATGTTCATTTTTATGCATCTTTTTCTTTGGCAATGCTATTTCCAGAGCTTGAACTTAGCATTCAGAGAGACTTTGCAGCAGCTGTTCTAATGCATGACACTAGAAGAATGAAACTTCTAAATGATGGAAAATGGGCATCAAGAAAAGCTCTGGGGGCTGTTCCTCATGATATTGGCCTCAATGACCCATGGTTTGAAGTAAATGCTTACAACATCTATAACACTGATAGGTGGAAAGATTTAAATCCAAAATTTGTGCTCCAGGTTTACAGGGATGTAGTAGCCACAGGTGACAAAAAATTTGCTCACGCGGTTTGGCCATCAGTGTATGCAGCCATGGCCTTTATGGATCAGTTTGACAAGGATAGGGATGGCATGATTGAGAATGAGGGTTTTCCTGATCAGACGTATGACACATGGGCAGTCTCTGGTGTGAGTGCGTATTGTGGAGGACTGTGGGTTGCTGCACTTGAAGCGGCTTCAGCCCTAGCACGAGAAGTTGGTGACAAGGGTTCAGAAgattatttttggttcaaattTCAGAAAGCCAAGTCTGTTTATCAGAAGGAGTTATGGAATGGCTCATACTTCAACTATGATAGCAGCTGTGGTGTTAATAGTGCATCTATCCAAGCTGATCAATTGGCCGGGCAATGGTACGCTGCTGCATTTGGTTTTAAATTAATGAACTTAAAAATAAAACGAAGCAACTGTGGAAAAAAAGGAAGTGAATATTCGATAAAAGTGGATTTTTTACTTGGTCGCCTTTTTCTCTTATAGAAGCAATGTGCCTTGTAAAATAATTATTCGTGGGTTCTTAGATTAAATATGGAATGCAAAGCGTCCTTAATGGCTAAGACCCTCACCCAGGTAGATTATTTGTGAGTTTTATGTAAAACTGGAGTGCCGTTTCctgtgtaattttttttttttgctcaggTAGATTTTAGTATTCGAAGACTATACATTCATGCTTTGGTCAAGAAGCATCTGATGTTGCTGCTTTTGCTCTCTAGATTAAATCTCTACTGTGCATGCTTTGACCAAATTCCTGGAGTTTTAAGATTGTTCATCAaaatttattttcttctttatGTTATTATTCTCGGTGTGAATTTACACTATAATGTATCTCTTGTTTGTAGGTATGCTCAGGCCTGTGGACTAGCACCAATCGTTGATGAGGAGAAGACAAAATGTGCCTTTGCCAGTATTTTTGAGTTCAATGTAATGAAAGTAAAGGAGGGGCGGAGAGGAGCTGTGAATGGGATGCTTCCTGATGGGAACATTGACATGTCATCAATGCAGTCAAGAGAGATATGGTCTGGTGTCACTTATGCTCTTGCAGCTTCCATGATCCAAGAAGGGTTGACAGACATGGGTTTTCAGACTGCATATGGAGTTTATGAAGCTGTCTGGTCAGAAAGAGGACTCGGGTGAGTCTCCTTTTCTATTGTATGTCTTTTCTCGATGCATGGTTTAAATGTTTTGGGTTTATGTCACTCATGCCACTGCTAATCCATCCACGAGTATCAACTTATCAACTCGCTATGTAACTTGTCCAACCTTCGATGACTTGGGTTTCTTATTGCTTATTTTACAGTCTTTCAAGTTGAGTGGGGCTTGCTGAATTGTTGTCCAGTTGGCATTCAGTATTTTCATAATAATGATGAAATTTGTGTCAAGTGTTTGGGTGAGGTTAATAAGTTACCAAGTTACGAAGTAATATTATCACTTGAATTATGTTCTTTGAATGTGATGAGAATTAATTAGATCAGTTGTCACACTAGTTAGAAATGGCAAATTTTGTTCTCTCTTTTGAAAAAGGTTTTCCAATTGGGGGTTGTGGCAGAGCTTGATGCGCTAATTTTTCAGAATATGAAGTATATTAATATGGTAGGCAACATGGTATGCAAATCCACCATGGGTTCATGTGTGTTTTCTTATCTGAGTACAGGTTATATTTATGAAAAAGTGATGAAATACAATCATTACCCTTTGACTAAAAGCAAATGAGGATAGAATATCCGGGATAAAATGTCAGTACTCCATAGTAGTCCGTACTCAATCAATAGGGTCAAAGTTATTCTGACTTGTGGGTGTCACGGTCACCCCATGTCCGACACAATACTAAAGGATATTGTGGTATGGCAATATGGCATCCATACCCGACCCTCACAAATCCGATACTTCACCTTACACTTCTTCAAGTAAAGATAAAAAGGGAGGTCCGCATGAGAAAGTGGAGGAATAGATTAGTGTATGAAACATTTCAAGTGTTTTTTTGAGGACTTTGAAGCTTTATTTCTTGAACATATCTCCATTTCACTCaggtataaattgtgttttgtagaATTGTCCTCGTGCTCGCATCCTCTTTGTTGATAGAGTCCCCACATAAAACACATTGGGTCAAGACGAGTTTGACACTTTGATATGTACGCGTATCCTGGCTTACCAAATCTGCTCAGCCCCTAAGGAATCGTGAATCAGTTCAAGCATGTTCTATCTTGATGCTGACATAAATAATTTATATGCGTCATACATTCTATCAGAGCATTTCGTGAATCGGATGTTACGTATTCATATCGAATTAGCAACCATGTCAGTATGGATGTATAGGATGTGTGTGCGTAGGAGTCCAAGTTACGCAGGTTGGGTTGGCTGTTGAGCTTGTTTAAGTGGACAGTTTAGCAGGCTTAGAGTTACAAATGAGGCCAGGAGAATGAGATTGATTTGATGATTCTCTCCTAGGGCTTTGCGACTACAAGTTGCTTACACAGTCTAGGTGATGGTTATGCTCCATCTTGATCCTTACTATGCTTACGATCTATTTCATAGGTACGCATTTCAAACTCCAGAAGCCTGGAACGCCAATGACCAATACAGGTCACTATGCTATATGCGTCCATTGGCTATATGGGCAATGCAGTGGGCGTTATCTCGGCCAAAACCCTCCAAGCTAGAAACGAGATCAGAAGTGAATGAAGATTCAGTAGCGAGGGATCACATGGGTTTTTCTAAAGTTGCTAGTCTTCTCAAGTTACCAGAGGAGGAGCCATCGACAGGTCTTGTACAAGGTCTTTATGATAAAACTTGCAGGAGGCTGTGGAGATGATTTCAAATTGTTTTCAAGGATAAACAATCCTTGactcattattattattcattgttGCATGACAAGTTTGCTACACAACAATTGCCAAATTCACTTTCTTTATTTACTGTACTTAATTTTGTTTACTATACTCTCTTGTTCACTCCAATTCCATACACTGGATTAAAATGCTCGCATATATTAGCCAAATGTATGGAATTGGAGTGAACGGAGGGAGTAAATTTATCTCTTGTTTCATTTTTCGTATGTTTTCTCCATCTTTGGCTATATATAGGAAGATTTTTAATGTTTGTTGACCTTTCCAATGATTTGAAGTGAATTCTTGGATCATCTTGTTTGCTGGAAAGAGTGCAACTTGCCTCattttaaattacataatttgtaCTTTCAGATTACAGTTTCGTCTAAATTGAGAGTTGTTTGTAGTTCCGGTTGGTACTCCTGAGTTCTGGAAATTTGATGCGAGATGGTAAGCTCCTGATGCCGTTATCAGGTGCATTTTCTTCAGATATATCAACGCTCTTTAACAGCGTGTATGACATTAGATTATTTAGCTGACGTTCAGTAGACACTTGGACGAGGGGAAGGGTGTAAACTTCTCCAACACGCGGTAAGATACATTCAATTTTGAAGAGTAGCATCTTGTTAACAGGAACATCAGAAAGACGACAGTTAAGGATATAGGAGTGGGCGAAAGAAGAGGAAGAAATAAGAGAGAGCCAACACTTGGAGACGGACTTTCAGCGGTAAACGATTTTGGCTGGAAGCCTGAGCAGTATCTCACTCAACCAAGAGATCATCTGTAAGATCATTAAATTGTGATGATCTCCTCCTTTTAGCTACTGCAGTTAATCTCTCCATTGACAACTTTTTTACTTTGCAGATTTATTTATCTATATATGTAGCTTGTTAATCCTATTCCAAATTTGCTGACTTGGAGAATGAGTTATATATAAAATTGATGTTATTtaaggaaatggagagaatctTAACTCGTATTTTTACTATACTGCGGTGTGCGGTTCTATATGATTCAACTTGGGAAGGTTAAAGTAGAGAGGGTAATTGGGAGTAACTTTCACTTTTCTGTAAAGCTAAAGAAAAGAGCTTGAGAATCTTCATTTTCCATGGAGGTGAAGGGCTTTTTTACCCTCACTACTATGGTAGATATATTGAGGATGAACAAGCTCCTGGTCCTTTTGCTAACTTCCTTCTAGAGCATGGGATTGTTGCCCAATACACTATGTCCGGTTCTCCGGATCAGAATGGTGTAGCAGAAAGAAAGAATCGGACATTAATTGAAATGGTGCGTAGTATGAGAAGTAATATTAAACTCccttcatttttgtgggttgagcacTAAAGACGGCTGCATATATATTAAATCGGGTTCCTTCCAAAGCCGTGCATTCACTGTATTTTCATATTAAAAAGGTGACTAATAATAATTTGAATTGTGTATAGGGCTGAGCACGGATCAGATATCTGATCCAAAGTgttagttcggatcggatatccatattggAAAATCCTGAAGGCAGATATCCATATCCGATCCAAATCTTTCGGATATTCAATgtttcgggtatccaaaataatcggatcggatatcTACCGAATATCCATACTTTTAAATTTACTTGAAAATTGAGTTTAAGACACtatcgaattcatcgtcttccgGATGGTTTACACCAAAATCCTATT
Protein-coding sequences here:
- the LOC141617947 gene encoding uncharacterized protein LOC141617947; protein product: MVNPGIPVKPSWQRKLDNEENALSQFSLSIRECVHLAPIGYRLWRHVREEAGKGRGAIINPFFKRTVTSDHGVPIGGIGAGSIGRSYKGEFQRWQLFARTCEDKPVLANQFSVFVSRSNGEKYSSVLCPPNPEMAKETTASGIGSWDWKLKGHSSTYYALYPRAWTVYDGEPDPSLGIVCRQISPIIPHNYKESSFPVSVFTYTLSNSGNTAAEVTLLFTWANSVGGDSGCSGNHYNSKITMKDGMHGVLLNHKTANGFPPVSFCIAAEKKEGVHVSECPCFVISGDAEGITAEDMWQEIKKHGSFDNLDCSEKSAPSKPGSSIGAAIAASISVPSGATRTITFSLSWDCPQVTFSKGRTYHRRYTKFYGTTGNTAADISHDAIVAHTQWESEIEAWQRPILEDKRFPEWYSVTLFNELYYLNAGGTVWTDGSPALQSLATIVEQKLSIDRSDSDLSNGTSISEQNDTAVDILEKMTSVLEHVHTAVKFNSAFGPNLLQEGEENVGQFLYYEGIEYLMWNTYDVHFYASFSLAMLFPELELSIQRDFAAAVLMHDTRRMKLLNDGKWASRKALGAVPHDIGLNDPWFEVNAYNIYNTDRWKDLNPKFVLQVYRDVVATGDKKFAHAVWPSVYAAMAFMDQFDKDRDGMIENEGFPDQTYDTWAVSGVSAYCGGLWVAALEAASALAREVGDKGSEDYFWFKFQKAKSVYQKELWNGSYFNYDSSCGVNSASIQADQLAGQWYAQACGLAPIVDEEKTKCAFASIFEFNVMKVKEGRRGAVNGMLPDGNIDMSSMQSREIWSGVTYALAASMIQEGLTDMGFQTAYGVYEAVWSERGLGYAFQTPEAWNANDQYRSLCYMRPLAIWAMQWALSRPKPSKLETRSEVNEDSVARDHMGFSKVASLLKLPEEEPSTGLVQGLYDKTCRRLWR